The following proteins are encoded in a genomic region of Brachyspira pilosicoli:
- a CDS encoding 3-hydroxyacyl-CoA dehydrogenase family protein, with amino-acid sequence MKVGVIGAGAMGSGIAQAFAQTEGYEVCLCDIKEEFAASGKARIAKSFDGRIAKGKMEKADADKILSKISIGLKDICKDCDLIVEAAFENMEVKKTTFRELHEICKPDCIFSSNTSSLSITEIGAGIGRPVVGMHFFNPAPVMKLVEVISGINTPRDVVEKIIKISEEIGKTPVEVNETAGFVVNRILVPMINEAIDLYSMGVASVEGIDNAMKLGANHPMGPLALGDLIGLDIVLAIMEVLQRETGDPKYRPSALLKKMVRGGLLGQKTGKGFYEYSK; translated from the coding sequence ATGAAAGTTGGTGTTATTGGTGCTGGAGCTATGGGCTCTGGTATTGCTCAAGCTTTTGCTCAAACTGAAGGTTATGAAGTTTGTTTATGTGATATTAAAGAAGAATTTGCTGCAAGCGGTAAGGCAAGAATCGCTAAAAGTTTTGACGGAAGAATTGCTAAGGGTAAAATGGAGAAAGCTGATGCTGATAAAATTTTATCTAAAATATCTATTGGTTTAAAAGATATTTGTAAAGATTGTGATTTAATCGTTGAGGCTGCTTTTGAAAATATGGAAGTTAAAAAAACTACTTTCAGAGAATTACATGAAATTTGTAAGCCTGATTGTATTTTCTCTTCTAATACTTCTTCACTTTCTATTACTGAAATAGGTGCTGGTATTGGAAGGCCTGTTGTTGGTATGCACTTCTTTAACCCTGCTCCTGTTATGAAATTAGTTGAAGTTATTTCTGGTATTAATACTCCAAGAGATGTTGTTGAAAAAATCATCAAAATATCTGAAGAGATTGGAAAGACACCTGTTGAAGTTAATGAGACAGCTGGTTTTGTTGTTAACCGTATATTAGTACCTATGATTAATGAGGCAATAGATTTATATTCTATGGGAGTTGCTTCTGTTGAGGGTATAGACAATGCTATGAAACTTGGTGCTAATCATCCTATGGGTCCTTTGGCTTTAGGTGATTTAATTGGTCTTGATATTGTGCTTGCTATTATGGAAGTACTTCAAAGAGAAACTGGAGACCCTAAATATAGACCTAGTGCTTTGCTTAAAAAAATGGTTCGCGGCGGTTTACTCGGACAGAAAACTGGTAAAGGTTTCTATGAATATTCTAAATAA
- a CDS encoding group III truncated hemoglobin — MKYCEINNEGIEKLMDIFYAKIRVHKELGPIFNEHVGIDDESWERHKEKIAKFWKTMLLNQKLYMGNPVQPHINLMPFDMNLFDTWLNLFKECLDEVFEKDASNHYYEVAFNIAKNFKAVLFNQ, encoded by the coding sequence ATGAAATATTGTGAAATTAATAATGAAGGTATAGAAAAATTAATGGATATTTTTTATGCTAAAATTAGGGTGCATAAAGAATTGGGGCCTATATTTAATGAACATGTTGGAATTGATGATGAGTCTTGGGAGAGACATAAAGAAAAGATTGCTAAGTTTTGGAAAACTATGCTTCTAAATCAAAAACTTTATATGGGTAACCCTGTTCAGCCGCATATTAATCTTATGCCTTTTGATATGAACTTATTTGACACTTGGCTTAATCTATTTAAAGAGTGCCTTGATGAAGTATTTGAAAAAGATGCTTCTAATCATTATTATGAGGTTGCATTTAATATTGCTAAAAATTTTAAGGCGGTATTATTTAATCAGTAA
- a CDS encoding ankyrin repeat domain-containing protein, with the protein MRIILLIFFITFNLLYSQDYNEEEQNPPIDIPIIKAIAEDDINSLKNIINSGEDLEVRDEQGNTPLIWAALYGNIDIVRELIKANVNIDNTNNFGNTALMGAVLEGHYSTIKLLLDNKANINITNNDGWSALMWASVRGDINVFNLLIEYGADINIADRNGNTPLMIASDSAYIEIVERLIKLKVDVNQANGLGDNALLMASISGNVDIVRKLIVAGANVHFRGSNGITAIIYASRFGRLEIVKELIKSKSDVNAAASDGTTPLIAASIDGYIDIIKELLRNKADVNKTNNSGYNALIIASIENHIDIVKELLVYKADINAVTEEGYTALMGASAAGNLDIVKILVDAGADINYKSKAGETASSIAKRKGNLEVYDFLSSISK; encoded by the coding sequence ATGCGTATTATTTTGCTTATATTTTTTATAACATTTAATCTTCTTTATTCTCAGGATTATAATGAAGAAGAACAAAATCCTCCTATAGATATTCCTATAATTAAGGCTATTGCTGAAGATGATATTAATTCTCTAAAAAATATTATAAATAGCGGCGAAGATTTAGAGGTTAGAGATGAACAGGGTAATACTCCTTTAATATGGGCGGCACTTTATGGAAATATTGATATAGTAAGAGAGCTTATTAAGGCTAATGTAAATATTGATAATACTAACAATTTTGGAAATACTGCTTTGATGGGCGCTGTTCTTGAGGGGCATTATTCTACAATTAAACTTTTATTAGACAATAAAGCAAATATCAATATAACAAATAATGATGGCTGGTCTGCTTTGATGTGGGCTTCTGTGAGGGGGGATATTAATGTTTTTAATTTGCTTATAGAATATGGGGCAGATATAAATATTGCTGATAGAAATGGAAACACTCCTTTGATGATAGCTTCCGATTCTGCTTATATAGAGATTGTTGAAAGGCTTATAAAATTAAAGGTTGATGTAAATCAGGCAAACGGTTTAGGGGATAATGCTTTACTTATGGCTTCTATATCTGGAAATGTTGATATTGTGAGGAAGTTAATTGTTGCTGGGGCTAATGTTCATTTTAGAGGCTCTAATGGAATTACAGCTATAATTTATGCTTCAAGGTTTGGAAGATTAGAGATAGTAAAAGAGCTTATAAAAAGTAAAAGTGATGTAAATGCTGCTGCTTCTGACGGAACTACCCCTTTAATTGCTGCTTCTATAGACGGTTATATTGATATAATAAAAGAATTATTAAGAAATAAGGCTGATGTCAATAAAACTAACAATTCTGGATATAATGCTTTAATTATAGCTTCCATAGAAAATCATATTGATATAGTAAAAGAGCTTTTAGTATATAAAGCTGATATTAATGCTGTTACAGAAGAGGGGTATACTGCTTTAATGGGGGCTTCTGCTGCGGGAAATTTGGATATTGTTAAGATATTGGTTGATGCAGGGGCTGATATTAATTACAAATCAAAGGCAGGGGAGACGGCTTCAAGTATTGCTAAGAGGAAGGGTAATTTAGAAGTTTATGACTTTTTAAGCAGTATTTCTAAATAA